From the Solibacillus sp. FSL R5-0449 genome, one window contains:
- a CDS encoding cupin domain-containing protein, whose protein sequence is MNPNHVSAQPQFTFDLNKNPLFIKDQHNFINVMGVNQLNTLDNISLLDIYLSANNVIEPHYHQNAAELVYCITGRAIVSILNPFTKQLMHFPISPGQVANVPQGWWHYEVATQNNTHLLAIFNAPTPEVILGSDLLKLTPANIMAHTYGMNENLWQQAVAPVRPNTFIGPPNPWQHAQPANYGGGYEQ, encoded by the coding sequence TTGAATCCGAATCATGTTTCAGCGCAACCGCAGTTTACATTCGATCTTAATAAAAACCCGTTGTTCATTAAAGACCAGCATAATTTTATTAATGTAATGGGTGTCAACCAGTTGAATACGCTGGATAATATATCGCTGCTTGATATTTATTTGAGTGCCAATAATGTCATTGAGCCGCACTACCATCAAAATGCGGCGGAACTTGTTTACTGTATCACGGGAAGGGCGATTGTTTCGATTTTGAATCCTTTTACGAAACAGCTGATGCATTTTCCGATTAGCCCCGGTCAAGTGGCGAACGTTCCTCAAGGGTGGTGGCATTACGAAGTTGCTACGCAAAACAACACGCATCTGCTTGCCATTTTTAATGCTCCGACACCTGAAGTGATTTTAGGTTCCGACCTGCTTAAGCTGACACCGGCAAATATTATGGCCCATACTTATGGCATGAATGAAAATCTGTGGCAGCAGGCAGTTGCACCTGTCCGACCTAATACTTTCATCGGTCCGCCAAACCCTTGGCAGCACGCCCAGCCCGCTAATTATGGCGGCGGATATGAGCAGTGA
- a CDS encoding amino acid ABC transporter permease: MSREMDILLNSIWPILKAGLLVTIPLSLIAFVIALVIAVVTALARISNYKVLRWIFGTYVWVFRGTPLLVTLFIVFFGLPKVGITLDAWTAAIITFSLNTGAYASESIRASILAIPKGQWEAAESLGMTYWQMMRRVIAPQTVRISLPSVANDFIDLVKGTSLVASITLADLFMVGQQITARTYEPLMIYSLCAVIYLIFISILMVIQSRLEKYASKYV, from the coding sequence ATGAGTAGAGAAATGGATATATTACTGAACTCGATCTGGCCGATTTTAAAAGCAGGACTTCTTGTTACCATTCCGCTATCGCTCATTGCCTTTGTCATAGCTTTAGTCATCGCAGTCGTGACGGCACTGGCTCGAATCTCGAACTACAAAGTATTACGCTGGATTTTCGGTACGTACGTCTGGGTATTTCGTGGAACACCATTATTGGTGACTTTGTTTATTGTATTCTTCGGTCTTCCGAAAGTGGGGATTACCCTTGATGCATGGACAGCGGCGATTATTACTTTCTCACTGAATACAGGTGCCTATGCATCCGAATCGATCCGGGCTTCGATTCTAGCCATTCCAAAAGGACAATGGGAAGCTGCAGAATCCCTCGGTATGACATATTGGCAAATGATGCGCAGAGTTATCGCACCACAGACCGTCCGAATTTCATTGCCGTCAGTAGCCAATGATTTTATCGATCTGGTAAAAGGAACATCTTTAGTTGCGAGTATCACACTGGCGGATCTATTCATGGTCGGGCAGCAAATTACCGCACGTACATATGAGCCGCTTATGATTTATTCACTTTGTGCGGTCATCTATTTAATCTTCATTAGTATACTGATGGTCATTCAAAGCCGCCTGGAAAAATACGCATCGAAGTATGTATAA
- a CDS encoding 3'-5' exonuclease has translation MDIERLHIRIMITCSIVGFAKHEALAASYPAEAIDELEQHGYIARTRYGHYYNTKLAVQYLRKFITTYSPRLKVAEMVDLLEHAPEYVVVDIETTGGSAARGDKIVEIAALKIRNGEAVDLFHRFVNPEKPIKNSHIHGITNERVKKEQTISPVIRSFKDFLADLPIVSHHIGFDWYSFLALEFFRNGIRPTNPAACTVLLARKYLDSPKNNLNVIAETYHIPLLNHHTADADAICANEILQLILKKATAQ, from the coding sequence ATGGACATCGAACGGCTGCATATCCGCATCATGATTACATGCTCGATTGTGGGCTTTGCCAAACATGAAGCATTGGCCGCGAGCTATCCGGCAGAAGCAATTGATGAACTGGAACAGCACGGCTATATTGCCCGAACGCGCTATGGCCATTATTACAATACGAAGCTCGCCGTACAGTATTTAAGAAAGTTTATTACAACGTACAGTCCACGGTTAAAGGTTGCGGAGATGGTGGATCTGTTGGAGCATGCGCCTGAATATGTCGTCGTTGATATTGAAACGACGGGAGGTTCAGCTGCCAGAGGTGATAAAATCGTGGAGATCGCTGCGCTAAAAATACGTAATGGAGAAGCGGTGGATCTTTTTCACCGGTTTGTGAATCCGGAAAAACCAATCAAAAATTCTCATATTCATGGGATTACAAATGAACGTGTGAAAAAAGAGCAAACGATCTCCCCTGTCATTCGCTCCTTTAAAGATTTTTTAGCGGATTTGCCGATTGTCAGTCACCATATCGGGTTTGACTGGTACAGCTTTCTCGCACTCGAGTTTTTCCGAAATGGCATTCGCCCAACGAATCCGGCTGCCTGTACGGTACTGCTTGCACGCAAATATTTGGACAGCCCGAAGAATAATTTAAATGTCATTGCCGAAACATATCACATCCCGCTTCTTAACCACCATACTGCTGATGCGGATGCGATTTGTGCCAATGAAATACTGCAACTGATTTTGAAAAAAGCGACTGCACAGTAA
- a CDS encoding VOC family protein yields the protein MKSAKPFLMFQGGVAEEAMNFYTSVIEDAEITSIVRYGANEGGDEGTVMQATFSIKGQEFMCIDSNLKHEFDFTPSFSIFITCDTEEETDYLYEKLLEGGHPLMPIGDYGFSKKFGWLNDRYGVSWQINLA from the coding sequence ATGAAAAGCGCAAAACCATTTTTAATGTTTCAAGGCGGTGTTGCAGAAGAAGCAATGAACTTCTACACATCCGTAATCGAGGACGCGGAAATTACGAGCATTGTCCGCTATGGAGCAAACGAAGGCGGAGACGAAGGAACAGTCATGCAAGCGACTTTTTCAATAAAAGGTCAGGAATTTATGTGCATTGACAGCAATTTGAAACATGAATTTGACTTCACCCCGTCGTTTTCTATTTTTATTACATGTGATACAGAAGAGGAAACCGACTATCTGTATGAAAAACTGCTTGAAGGCGGCCATCCGCTAATGCCAATCGGGGATTACGGTTTCAGTAAGAAGTTCGGCTGGCTCAATGACCGTTACGGCGTGTCGTGGCAGATTAATTTAGCTTAA
- a CDS encoding SLC13 family permease: protein MPSRVERNKKKQNRLKTKIQSMPRKTAIIISIHILILITVIFIQDLDYSAKVALFAFLCAMTLWVTTKFSAGWVAMALIAFIILMNAAEPDLLYSSLSEKVVWLMIGAFIIGEAVKKSGLAERLTMFILSKSNKKENVVLGLSSVLFASAFFIPSTSGRAALSMPIIKQISEKFTSKEQSVLAIIAPVIILMSTSATLIGAGSHLIGVGFLESTAGKSISYIQWLIWGVPFALVVTLLSLIVIKWTLWPRDSAEELESVETTPLIKPLEKDEKKTMILILFLIIGWMTESLHGLDIELITVIGAILFMMPNFGIISWKQGMNAVSWNLVMFVAAATALGKVLVDTGIVEWMESEMISVLHLFVGAPDWLIVLMILTITVTSHLYITSHTTRAIVFIPGLILFSELIGVNPSTVVFLSLIGMNYCVTVPVSSKALLLFYEEGDISYDARNLIKLSAILMPLYIFIIMLFYFTIWQWTGMHL from the coding sequence ATGCCTAGCAGAGTAGAAAGAAATAAAAAAAAGCAAAATCGCCTGAAAACAAAGATTCAATCGATGCCGAGAAAGACAGCGATCATTATTTCCATACACATTCTGATTCTGATTACGGTTATTTTCATACAAGATTTGGATTACAGTGCAAAAGTTGCTCTATTTGCATTCTTATGCGCGATGACATTATGGGTGACAACGAAATTTTCAGCAGGCTGGGTGGCGATGGCACTTATTGCATTTATAATTTTAATGAATGCAGCAGAGCCTGATTTATTGTACAGCTCATTATCCGAAAAAGTCGTGTGGCTCATGATCGGTGCGTTCATTATCGGGGAAGCCGTTAAAAAATCCGGGCTGGCCGAACGACTAACAATGTTCATCTTAAGTAAATCAAATAAAAAAGAGAATGTCGTGCTCGGGCTAAGTTCGGTATTGTTTGCATCGGCCTTCTTTATTCCTTCAACATCAGGGCGGGCAGCATTATCGATGCCGATCATAAAGCAAATAAGCGAAAAATTTACTTCCAAAGAACAAAGTGTTTTGGCGATTATCGCACCGGTCATTATTTTAATGAGTACATCGGCGACCTTAATCGGAGCAGGTTCCCATTTAATCGGCGTCGGTTTTCTCGAAAGTACGGCCGGTAAATCGATTTCCTACATCCAGTGGTTAATATGGGGAGTTCCGTTTGCACTTGTTGTAACATTGCTTTCATTAATCGTCATCAAATGGACATTGTGGCCGCGGGATAGTGCTGAGGAATTGGAAAGTGTTGAAACAACACCTTTAATAAAACCTTTAGAAAAAGATGAAAAAAAGACAATGATACTCATATTATTCTTAATCATCGGCTGGATGACGGAAAGCCTTCACGGGTTGGATATTGAACTGATTACAGTAATCGGTGCCATTCTTTTTATGATGCCGAACTTCGGGATTATCAGTTGGAAACAAGGAATGAATGCCGTTTCGTGGAATCTTGTAATGTTCGTTGCTGCAGCGACGGCGCTCGGTAAAGTATTGGTTGATACGGGGATTGTGGAATGGATGGAAAGTGAAATGATCAGCGTCCTGCATCTGTTTGTCGGTGCACCGGACTGGCTGATTGTACTAATGATCCTAACGATTACCGTGACAAGTCATCTATATATTACTTCCCATACGACTCGTGCCATTGTCTTCATTCCAGGACTGATTTTATTCAGTGAGTTAATCGGGGTCAACCCGTCAACTGTCGTGTTTTTAAGTCTGATCGGGATGAACTACTGTGTAACGGTGCCGGTCAGCTCGAAAGCATTGCTGCTGTTTTATGAGGAAGGGGATATTTCCTATGATGCGCGGAACCTCATAAAGCTTAGCGCCATTTTAATGCCCCTTTATATATTCATCATCATGCTGTTCTACTTTACTATTTGGCAATGGACAGGCATGCATTTATAA
- a CDS encoding glycerate kinase codes for MKIVIVPSGFKECLDAEDVALAMERGVRRFDPTVDLEVIPMIDGGEGFVKTIVRLKNGEIVYKKVTGPVGKKIKSYFGIYTENGKRNAVIEMAAVAGLKLVPRHQRNPLKTTTYGVGELIVAAIDMGIDNILIGCGDSGTSDGGAGMAQALGIRFLDENKQIIHVNGGEDLMEVESIDMQNADPRVKNVSINVACNWNNILCGEKGVAHIFGPQKGATPKQVEQLASALDHYADLIEQATKMDVRSLPGSGASGGLGAGLIAFAGATLHQRFNIIMKYINIEEKILTADIVLTAEGSLDFQTPNGKIPAEVARIAKKNHIPVIAITGTIGKGANLNYHAGIDAYSSIIQKPISLEKAIKKAPKWIEESTESVLRKVSIGMEIANKENRKERAI; via the coding sequence ATGAAAATTGTAATTGTACCATCAGGGTTTAAAGAATGTTTGGACGCAGAGGATGTCGCATTAGCAATGGAACGTGGGGTAAGACGATTTGACCCGACCGTTGATTTGGAAGTAATACCAATGATTGATGGCGGGGAAGGGTTTGTGAAGACGATTGTTCGTTTAAAAAATGGAGAAATCGTATATAAAAAAGTAACCGGACCGGTCGGCAAAAAGATTAAAAGCTATTTTGGTATTTACACAGAAAACGGGAAACGGAATGCGGTTATTGAGATGGCGGCGGTGGCCGGTTTGAAGCTTGTTCCGCGTCATCAAAGAAATCCGTTGAAAACGACTACTTATGGTGTAGGGGAATTGATTGTTGCGGCAATTGATATGGGCATTGATAATATTCTGATTGGCTGCGGTGATTCGGGTACGTCGGACGGGGGTGCGGGAATGGCGCAAGCATTGGGCATTCGGTTTTTGGACGAAAATAAGCAAATCATCCATGTGAACGGCGGGGAAGACTTAATGGAAGTAGAATCTATTGATATGCAAAATGCAGATCCAAGGGTAAAGAACGTTTCAATCAATGTGGCATGTAACTGGAACAATATTTTATGCGGCGAAAAAGGGGTGGCGCATATATTTGGACCGCAAAAAGGAGCTACACCAAAACAGGTGGAACAATTAGCATCAGCGCTTGATCATTATGCGGATCTAATTGAACAGGCAACAAAAATGGATGTCCGTTCATTACCGGGCAGCGGGGCATCCGGCGGGTTAGGTGCGGGGCTAATTGCATTTGCGGGTGCCACATTGCATCAACGGTTCAATATCATCATGAAATATATCAATATAGAAGAAAAAATTCTGACGGCGGATATCGTATTAACAGCGGAAGGCAGTCTTGATTTTCAGACACCGAACGGGAAAATTCCTGCTGAAGTGGCACGCATTGCGAAAAAGAATCATATCCCGGTCATTGCGATTACAGGAACAATCGGAAAAGGCGCCAATCTGAACTATCATGCCGGGATTGATGCCTACAGCAGCATCATTCAAAAACCGATATCTTTGGAAAAGGCGATTAAAAAAGCACCGAAATGGATTGAGGAAAGTACGGAATCGGTTTTACGGAAAGTTTCAATTGGCATGGAAATAGCCAATAAAGAGAATAGAAAAGAAAGAGCGATTTAA
- the thiW gene encoding energy coupling factor transporter S component ThiW: MNKTRKLTYSAIIAAITTILSSMVYIPLGFAKIFPIQHFANVVSAVLLGPWYAVLQAFLTSTLRNLMGTGSLFAYPGSMIGALLAALLFAKTKKLAFAALGEVVGTGLLGAMATYPIAILFLGQEAALFGFVPAFMMSSFAGAILGYGLLKVMVKNRAFGGMLNAG, encoded by the coding sequence ATGAATAAAACGAGAAAGCTTACATACTCCGCGATTATAGCAGCGATTACAACGATTCTCAGCAGTATGGTGTATATCCCATTAGGATTCGCGAAAATTTTTCCGATACAGCATTTTGCCAATGTCGTCTCGGCCGTACTTCTCGGTCCATGGTATGCGGTATTGCAGGCGTTTCTTACATCAACGTTAAGAAACTTGATGGGGACAGGCAGTCTATTTGCTTACCCTGGAAGCATGATTGGTGCCCTTCTCGCGGCATTGTTGTTTGCGAAAACGAAGAAGCTGGCGTTTGCCGCTTTGGGTGAAGTGGTCGGGACAGGGTTACTTGGTGCAATGGCTACTTATCCGATTGCGATATTATTTTTAGGTCAGGAAGCGGCGCTGTTCGGTTTTGTCCCGGCCTTTATGATGAGTTCGTTTGCGGGTGCAATTTTAGGCTATGGCTTGCTGAAAGTGATGGTGAAAAACCGGGCGTTTGGCGGGATGCTTAATGCGGGGTGA
- a CDS encoding 2,3-dihydro-2,3-dihydroxybenzoate dehydrogenase, which produces MNFQELRGKVALVTGGAQGIGASLVKSLATLGVKVAAIDYNEEKLRSHVNGLIEQGHEVFAYPADVGDSNAIDAVVEKVENEIGPIEMLVNVAGTLTTGPVGSCTDCDWARVFSINTTGVFYVSRAVSRYMIQRNAGSIVTVGSNAASVPRISMAAYAASKAATVMFTKCLGLELAEHNIRCNIVSPGSTDTDMQRSMWSDDDGAEVMIKGMPETYKVGIPLKKIAQPDNIVGAILFFLSEYSSHITMSNLVVDGGATLGAS; this is translated from the coding sequence GTGAACTTTCAGGAGTTAAGAGGGAAAGTTGCACTTGTGACAGGTGGGGCCCAGGGAATTGGCGCAAGCCTTGTCAAAAGCTTGGCTACATTAGGAGTAAAAGTTGCTGCAATAGATTATAACGAGGAGAAATTGAGAAGCCATGTGAATGGTTTAATAGAGCAGGGCCACGAAGTTTTCGCCTATCCTGCAGATGTCGGGGATAGTAACGCCATTGATGCAGTTGTCGAGAAAGTGGAAAACGAAATCGGACCAATCGAAATGCTCGTCAATGTAGCAGGTACGTTGACTACAGGACCGGTTGGATCATGTACTGACTGTGACTGGGCAAGGGTTTTTTCAATTAATACGACAGGTGTGTTTTATGTTTCAAGAGCGGTAAGCCGTTATATGATTCAAAGAAATGCAGGTTCAATTGTAACAGTCGGATCCAATGCCGCTAGTGTACCGAGAATTTCGATGGCGGCCTATGCAGCATCAAAAGCGGCAACGGTCATGTTTACAAAATGTCTTGGTCTAGAGCTGGCAGAGCATAATATACGCTGCAATATCGTTTCACCGGGCTCGACGGATACGGACATGCAACGTTCGATGTGGTCCGATGATGATGGAGCTGAAGTTATGATTAAAGGAATGCCTGAAACGTATAAAGTAGGGATTCCGCTGAAAAAAATTGCACAACCGGACAATATTGTCGGCGCGATTCTGTTTTTCCTGTCCGAGTACTCAAGCCATATTACGATGAGCAACCTTGTCGTGGATGGCGGCGCGACATTGGGAGCGAGTTAA
- a CDS encoding S-ribosylhomocysteine lyase, producing MTTEKTNVESFDLDHTKVVAPYVRLAGTKTGAKGDVVTKYDIRFKQPNKAHMEMPSLHSLEHLMADRIRNHSEDVVDLSPMGCQTGFYLALLNYNDYDGVLTIIENTLQDVLKADSVPACNEVQCGWAASHSLEGAKALAEEFLAGRAEWHIVFGE from the coding sequence ATGACAACAGAGAAAACGAATGTAGAGAGCTTTGATTTAGACCATACGAAAGTAGTGGCACCATACGTACGACTTGCCGGTACGAAAACAGGAGCGAAAGGCGATGTCGTAACAAAATACGATATCCGCTTCAAACAGCCGAACAAAGCACATATGGAAATGCCGTCACTGCACTCTTTGGAGCATTTAATGGCCGACCGTATCCGCAACCATAGTGAAGATGTCGTTGATTTATCGCCAATGGGCTGCCAAACAGGCTTCTACCTGGCATTACTGAACTACAATGACTATGACGGTGTATTAACGATTATCGAAAATACCCTGCAGGATGTGCTGAAGGCAGATTCTGTTCCGGCATGCAATGAAGTCCAATGCGGCTGGGCGGCAAGCCATAGCTTGGAAGGCGCAAAAGCATTGGCTGAAGAATTTTTAGCCGGCCGCGCTGAGTGGCATATCGTGTTCGGTGAATAA
- a CDS encoding transporter substrate-binding domain-containing protein, translating to MKKLLSIVTLSALVLAACGGDKTEENASEAKNKLEEIQADGKIQIGLEGTFPPFSFHDESGALTGFEYEIADQIAKDLGVEAEYVETKWDSLIAGLDTDKYDFVINNVSITDERKEKYDFSTPYMKSEAVVAVHTDNTEIKEPADMDGKKSSQTITSNFARDAEALGAEVVATNDLMSSIELVVQGRADGTIHDRVTFLTYLQEQPDTKLKVLDGAINSTDIALILNKENDEFREKLNEIIKERTEDGTFEAISEKYFGENVISNN from the coding sequence ATGAAAAAATTATTATCAATCGTTACATTATCAGCACTTGTTTTGGCAGCATGCGGTGGCGATAAAACAGAGGAAAACGCAAGCGAGGCAAAAAATAAATTAGAGGAAATCCAGGCAGACGGCAAAATTCAAATCGGTCTTGAAGGAACATTTCCTCCATTCAGCTTCCATGATGAATCAGGTGCACTAACTGGCTTTGAATATGAAATTGCCGATCAGATCGCAAAAGACCTTGGTGTTGAAGCAGAATATGTTGAAACAAAATGGGATTCTTTAATTGCAGGTTTAGATACAGATAAATACGATTTCGTTATTAACAACGTATCGATTACAGATGAGCGTAAAGAAAAGTACGACTTCTCAACGCCATATATGAAATCAGAAGCGGTAGTTGCAGTCCATACAGATAACACAGAAATTAAAGAGCCGGCTGACATGGACGGCAAAAAATCTTCACAAACAATTACAAGTAACTTTGCCCGCGATGCAGAAGCGCTTGGTGCAGAAGTAGTTGCTACAAATGATTTAATGAGTTCAATCGAGCTTGTTGTACAAGGCCGCGCAGATGGAACAATCCATGACCGTGTAACATTCCTGACATACTTGCAGGAACAGCCGGATACGAAATTGAAAGTGCTGGACGGTGCGATCAATTCAACTGATATCGCATTAATATTAAATAAAGAAAACGATGAGTTCCGTGAGAAGTTAAATGAAATTATTAAAGAACGTACAGAAGACGGTACATTCGAAGCAATTTCGGAAAAATATTTTGGTGAAAATGTTATTTCAAACAACTAA
- the dhbC gene encoding isochorismate synthase DhbC: MVSKQKALIEQELLDEYEVGDFFIETPKRTILGKGSFMHVPAGEARQNQMEGLSYRVASALKKAKEQGHPRPVVTGAVPFDYYKKACLLVPESIQIAPSLQQEERAVTTSASVTVNRLVSNPSPEHYKQGVMQGIERIKCGELDKIVLARSLEVSLNEPIDLPQLLRNLAYQNKHGYTFAAPIETGNQKASLIGASPELLVSRQGMYAIANPLAGSRPRSEDPVENQRREAELLSSPKDLHEHAVVVEAVVKGLRPLLKTMEVPEKPSVVYTETMMHLSTVIKGELLKADISSLDLAIALQPTPAVCGAPTEKARQAITEIEPFDRGFFTGTVGWCDAEGDGEWVVTIRCAEANGDSLRLFAGAGVMGESKPEEELAETGAKFQTMLRAMGIDTEQLKDI; this comes from the coding sequence ATGGTTAGCAAACAAAAGGCACTAATCGAACAAGAACTTTTAGATGAGTATGAAGTTGGTGACTTTTTCATTGAAACACCAAAAAGAACGATATTAGGCAAAGGTTCATTCATGCACGTGCCAGCGGGTGAAGCACGTCAAAACCAGATGGAAGGATTGTCCTATAGGGTGGCGAGCGCGTTGAAGAAGGCGAAAGAACAAGGACATCCACGACCTGTTGTAACGGGCGCGGTGCCATTTGATTACTATAAAAAGGCATGTTTACTTGTTCCGGAATCTATCCAAATCGCACCATCATTGCAGCAGGAGGAAAGGGCAGTGACCACTTCAGCATCTGTTACTGTGAATCGGCTCGTATCCAATCCATCACCAGAGCACTATAAGCAGGGTGTCATGCAAGGCATTGAAAGAATAAAATGCGGCGAACTCGATAAAATTGTGCTGGCACGTTCACTGGAAGTAAGTCTCAATGAGCCGATCGACCTTCCGCAGCTGTTACGAAATCTTGCGTATCAAAACAAACATGGATATACGTTTGCAGCGCCGATTGAAACCGGAAATCAAAAAGCTTCGCTCATCGGGGCTAGTCCGGAGCTGCTTGTTTCAAGACAAGGGATGTACGCCATTGCGAATCCATTAGCCGGCTCAAGACCTAGAAGTGAAGATCCGGTAGAGAACCAAAGACGTGAAGCGGAACTGCTTTCGTCACCAAAGGATTTACATGAGCATGCGGTCGTAGTGGAAGCGGTCGTCAAGGGATTGCGTCCATTACTAAAAACGATGGAAGTCCCGGAAAAACCGTCAGTCGTGTATACGGAAACGATGATGCATCTTTCGACTGTCATTAAAGGTGAGCTCCTGAAAGCGGATATCTCATCGTTGGATTTAGCTATTGCCCTGCAGCCTACACCAGCTGTTTGTGGCGCACCAACGGAAAAGGCAAGACAGGCAATCACAGAAATTGAACCGTTTGACCGAGGCTTCTTTACAGGCACAGTCGGTTGGTGTGATGCTGAAGGCGATGGGGAATGGGTTGTGACGATTCGCTGTGCAGAGGCAAATGGCGATTCATTGCGGTTATTTGCGGGAGCAGGCGTTATGGGCGAATCGAAGCCTGAAGAAGAATTGGCTGAGACAGGTGCGAAATTCCAGACAATGCTTCGCGCAATGGGCATCGATACAGAGCAACTGAAGGATATTTAA
- a CDS encoding nucleotidyltransferase, with translation MRNFSLYMMFIGILTTAISGNWIILNYENVIDYPKASYVVFGIGLAVVGGTFVMSRLFSYLQPEKVHLKDKRDALNEWLMTNLPFNKWVIGLVILPLVIAPFYSWLLLFTMLEWYLFSGLVVAGIIYMLKGERTEDDADWEYHGKTKVMLDLIDYRKHPFNISLILYILVIVSFVLSKGLDIPLYMETGGNPRYVTSLPSISFLMSSLMVVSTFIYIISHGDFFGFHKAELSDERVMLVHFAEIIVCGATLFILIFTLINALYAYF, from the coding sequence ATGAGGAACTTCTCTTTATATATGATGTTTATCGGGATATTGACCACTGCTATAAGCGGGAACTGGATCATCCTTAATTATGAAAATGTCATAGATTATCCGAAAGCTTCCTATGTTGTTTTCGGAATCGGGTTAGCGGTTGTAGGAGGCACATTTGTCATGAGTCGTCTCTTCAGTTACCTGCAGCCGGAAAAAGTACATCTGAAAGATAAACGGGATGCTTTGAACGAATGGCTCATGACGAATCTGCCCTTTAATAAATGGGTGATCGGCCTCGTTATTCTCCCGCTTGTAATCGCACCATTTTATAGCTGGCTGCTGCTTTTTACGATGCTGGAATGGTATTTGTTTTCGGGGCTTGTAGTAGCCGGTATCATTTACATGCTGAAAGGTGAAAGAACCGAAGACGATGCGGACTGGGAGTATCACGGGAAGACAAAAGTGATGCTTGACCTGATCGACTACCGCAAACATCCGTTTAATATTTCGCTTATTCTCTACATTCTGGTCATTGTCAGTTTTGTGTTGAGCAAGGGATTGGATATTCCGCTCTATATGGAAACAGGCGGCAACCCGCGCTACGTTACTTCTTTGCCTTCGATTTCATTTTTAATGTCTTCCTTAATGGTCGTGAGTACGTTTATTTATATTATCAGTCACGGGGACTTCTTTGGTTTTCATAAAGCTGAATTAAGTGATGAAAGAGTTATGCTCGTCCACTTTGCAGAAATTATTGTATGTGGTGCTACTCTGTTTATTTTAATTTTTACATTAATCAATGCGCTATATGCATATTTTTAA
- a CDS encoding amino acid ABC transporter ATP-binding protein yields the protein MKNINLTFHEGETTVILGPSGSGKSTLLRCINLLERPEKGVLTVGYQTVELNKPISQKNLLSIRQNTAMVFQSFNLFPHMKVLENVMEGPVTVLRKDKAAAKQKAQQLLEKVGLSHKTDQYPSQLSGGQQQRVAIARALAMEPQFLLFDEPTSALDPELEGEVLKVLKDLAEEGKSMIIVTHNLNFAREVADRILFLENGEIGYDGITENFFTANNNERIQQFIKSMQFI from the coding sequence TTGAAAAATATTAATTTAACATTTCATGAAGGCGAAACAACGGTTATTTTAGGTCCATCCGGTTCAGGGAAATCAACGCTGTTACGCTGCATCAATTTATTGGAGCGACCTGAGAAGGGAGTTTTGACAGTCGGCTACCAGACAGTTGAACTGAACAAACCGATTTCTCAGAAGAACCTGCTTTCAATTCGCCAAAATACGGCGATGGTATTCCAAAGCTTCAATCTGTTCCCGCATATGAAAGTGCTTGAAAATGTGATGGAAGGGCCGGTTACCGTTTTAAGGAAAGACAAAGCGGCTGCAAAACAAAAGGCACAGCAATTATTGGAGAAGGTTGGCCTGAGTCATAAAACAGACCAGTATCCATCGCAATTATCCGGCGGGCAGCAGCAGCGTGTCGCCATCGCAAGAGCATTGGCAATGGAGCCGCAGTTTTTGCTGTTCGATGAGCCGACGAGTGCACTGGATCCCGAGCTTGAGGGAGAAGTACTGAAGGTGCTGAAAGATTTAGCGGAAGAAGGCAAGTCGATGATTATCGTGACACATAACCTGAATTTTGCGCGCGAAGTGGCCGACCGGATTTTATTTCTGGAAAACGGTGAGATCGGCTATGACGGCATAACCGAAAACTTCTTTACAGCGAATAACAATGAACGGATTCAGCAATTTATAAAATCTATGCAATTTATCTAA